In a genomic window of Lacrimispora sp. BS-2:
- a CDS encoding exodeoxyribonuclease III — MKKMISWNVNGLRACVEKGFLDYFNEVDADVFCIQESKLQEGQIDLDLPGYHQYWNYAEKKGYSGTAIFTKEEPLSVAYGIGAEEHDREGRVITAEFPEYYVVTCYTPNSQNELARLPYRMTWEEAFLAHLKGLEEKKPVIFCGDLNVAHKEIDLKNPKTNRKNAGFTDEEREKFTVLLENGFIDTYRYFYPEQEGIYSWWSYRFSARQKNAGWRIDYFCVSESLKDRLLSADIHTQVLGSDHCPVELVIR, encoded by the coding sequence ATGAAAAAAATGATTTCTTGGAATGTAAACGGCCTTCGCGCCTGCGTGGAAAAGGGCTTTTTGGATTATTTTAACGAAGTGGATGCGGATGTATTCTGTATCCAGGAAAGCAAGCTTCAAGAGGGACAGATCGACCTTGACCTTCCCGGATACCATCAATACTGGAATTATGCGGAAAAGAAAGGTTATTCAGGGACTGCCATATTTACCAAGGAGGAGCCTTTGTCAGTGGCCTATGGAATCGGCGCAGAGGAGCATGACAGGGAAGGCCGGGTGATCACAGCCGAATTTCCGGAATACTATGTGGTTACCTGCTATACCCCCAATTCCCAGAATGAACTGGCCAGGCTGCCTTACCGGATGACCTGGGAGGAGGCATTCCTTGCCCATTTAAAAGGGCTGGAGGAGAAAAAACCGGTAATTTTCTGCGGAGATTTAAATGTGGCCCATAAGGAGATCGATTTAAAGAATCCTAAGACCAACCGGAAAAATGCAGGCTTTACCGATGAAGAAAGGGAGAAATTTACCGTTCTTTTGGAAAACGGATTTATTGATACGTACCGTTATTTCTATCCGGAGCAGGAAGGCATATACTCCTGGTGGTCTTACCGGTTCAGTGCCAGACAGAAAAATGCAGGCTGGCGCATTGACTATTTCTGCGTTTCAGAAAGCTTAAAGGACAGGCTTTTAAGCGCGGACATCCATACCCAGGTCCTGGGCTCCGACCACTGCCCTGTGGAGCTTGTGATCCGTTAG
- a CDS encoding ATP-binding cassette domain-containing protein: protein MIIIDNARKSYDEVEIGPLDIKIPKAGLTSLIGPNGAGKSTTLLMIGRLLNMEEGHIKVADMDVTESKSEDLAKVLTILRQENHFVTRLTVRQLAGFGRFPYSKGRLTKEDEVIISKYIDFLELTDLENRYLDELSGGQRQRAYVAMVLCQETEYVLLDEPLNNLDVARSVQMMEHLKHAANEFGRTIVAVMHDINFAAKYSDRICAMKNGRIAAFGTVDQIMDSKVLTDIFETKIEIIDGPYGPIAIY, encoded by the coding sequence ATGATAATAATAGATAATGCCAGAAAGTCGTATGATGAGGTAGAAATAGGACCTTTGGATATTAAAATACCAAAAGCAGGTCTCACTTCTTTAATCGGACCTAATGGTGCTGGAAAATCCACCACACTTTTGATGATTGGAAGACTTTTGAATATGGAAGAAGGCCATATTAAGGTGGCAGATATGGATGTTACTGAATCGAAATCAGAGGACTTGGCAAAAGTTCTGACTATTTTGCGGCAGGAAAATCATTTTGTAACGAGGCTTACTGTCAGGCAGCTGGCTGGATTTGGCCGTTTTCCTTATTCAAAAGGAAGATTAACGAAAGAGGATGAGGTCATTATTTCTAAATATATTGATTTTTTAGAACTGACTGATTTGGAAAACAGATATTTGGATGAGCTTTCCGGCGGCCAAAGGCAAAGGGCATATGTGGCAATGGTTTTGTGTCAGGAGACGGAATATGTACTTTTGGACGAACCTTTGAACAATCTTGACGTTGCCCGTTCTGTTCAGATGATGGAGCATTTGAAGCATGCGGCCAATGAATTTGGAAGAACAATTGTGGCTGTTATGCATGATATTAATTTTGCAGCCAAATATTCTGATCGGATCTGTGCCATGAAAAACGGACGAATTGCCGCTTTTGGTACGGTAGATCAGATTATGGATTCAAAGGTTTTGACCGATATTTTTGAAACGAAAATAGAAATCATCGATGGGCCCTATGGGCCAATAGCAATTTATTAA
- a CDS encoding iron chelate uptake ABC transporter family permease subunit: MKNTAKKMIGAGNSQPQRYYYNKKWTKPFIVAIMVVIILGIISLFTGAYDIQGQADGRDMFFITRVPRTAALMLTGAAMSMSGLVMQLITQNRLVEPTTIGTIEWSGLGLLIVYLLFPAPTLVLRMTGAIVFSFIGTMIFFLFLRRVKLRSSLIVPIIGMMLGAVISAFSTFIGLTFQMTQNIESWFVGSFAAVQIGRYEYLWLIIIVTGLIFICADKLTLAGLGEDVATSLGVNYNKIIILGTGLISFAVGIVTAVIGNLPFLGLIVPNIVSMYRGDDLRSNLPWVCVLGMGVITLCDIISRTIIMPFEVPVSLILGTVGSIVFIVILLRQRRLR, translated from the coding sequence TTGAAAAATACAGCGAAAAAAATGATTGGGGCTGGGAATTCTCAGCCCCAACGTTATTATTACAATAAGAAATGGACAAAACCTTTTATAGTAGCAATTATGGTTGTTATTATTTTAGGTATTATATCACTGTTTACCGGAGCTTATGATATACAGGGCCAAGCGGATGGAAGGGATATGTTTTTCATAACGCGGGTACCCAGGACAGCTGCACTCATGCTTACCGGAGCTGCAATGTCAATGTCAGGACTGGTCATGCAGCTTATTACACAAAATCGTTTGGTTGAACCTACTACAATAGGGACGATTGAATGGTCGGGTTTGGGACTTCTTATTGTCTATCTATTATTTCCGGCACCAACTTTAGTTTTAAGAATGACCGGGGCAATCGTGTTTTCTTTTATAGGAACTATGATCTTCTTTTTGTTTTTAAGAAGAGTGAAACTTCGTTCGTCTTTGATTGTCCCGATCATTGGAATGATGCTTGGAGCAGTTATTTCTGCATTTTCTACTTTTATAGGACTTACCTTCCAAATGACGCAAAATATTGAAAGCTGGTTTGTAGGTTCGTTTGCAGCCGTTCAAATCGGAAGATACGAATATTTATGGCTGATTATTATAGTTACCGGTCTTATTTTTATTTGTGCTGATAAGTTGACGTTAGCCGGTCTGGGGGAAGATGTTGCTACAAGTCTTGGAGTAAATTATAATAAGATCATTATTTTGGGGACCGGCCTTATTTCTTTTGCAGTTGGAATTGTAACAGCTGTTATTGGAAATTTACCTTTCTTAGGCTTGATTGTACCCAATATTGTTTCCATGTACAGAGGAGATGATCTTAGGAGTAATCTGCCTTGGGTATGTGTGCTGGGAATGGGGGTAATAACTCTTTGTGACATAATTTCCCGAACAATTATAATGCCCTTTGAAGTACCTGTCTCTTTGATTCTCGGAACAGTGGGGTCAATTGTATTTATTGTTATCTTATTGAGGCAAAGGAGGCTAAGATGA
- a CDS encoding S-ribosylhomocysteine lyase: MEKITSFTIDHLKLLPGIYVSRRDQAGDSVITTFDIRMTRPNFEPVMNTAEIHTIEHLGATYLRNHDFFASRILYFGPMGCRTGFYLLLSGDYKSRDIVPLITEMYEFIRDFEGEVPGAAAKDCGNYLDMNLGMAKYLAGKFLDSVLYGIDDDQLIYPED; the protein is encoded by the coding sequence ATGGAAAAAATAACAAGCTTTACCATCGACCATTTAAAACTTCTTCCAGGCATCTATGTCTCCCGCAGGGATCAGGCCGGGGACTCTGTCATTACCACCTTTGATATCCGCATGACCCGCCCCAATTTTGAGCCTGTTATGAATACAGCGGAAATCCACACCATTGAACATCTGGGAGCCACTTACCTGCGCAACCATGACTTCTTTGCTTCCCGAATCCTGTACTTTGGCCCCATGGGCTGCCGCACCGGTTTTTACCTTCTGCTGTCCGGTGATTACAAGTCCAGGGACATTGTTCCGTTGATCACAGAAATGTATGAATTCATCCGGGATTTTGAAGGCGAGGTACCAGGCGCAGCCGCAAAAGACTGCGGCAATTACCTGGACATGAACCTTGGAATGGCAAAATACCTGGCTGGAAAATTCCTTGATTCTGTGCTGTACGGAATCGATGACGACCAGCTTATCTATCCTGAGGACTAA
- a CDS encoding iron chelate uptake ABC transporter family permease subunit translates to MNGIEYNTGLHQEHRSARAFRSKKEEKKYWILLITLLVLGVFASYGLLVYNNPVPIDSPSFLPVVRRRMFALTAMIISAVCQSLSTVTFQSITSNRIITPSLLGFEALYSTIHTGTIFFFGASAFINFSGIGSFVFQVVVMVLMCLVLYGWLLSGKYGNLQLMLLVGVIMGTGLKSLSSFMRRLLAPSEFDILQARLFGSVNNADPEYFPLAIPVVIIAALLLLAYSKKLNVVSLGKDCSTSLGVKHQVHVIYALILVSVLMSVSTALVGPLTFYGFLVATLSYQAAPTYDHRYIFPMALAIGFLIITGAYFFMYHIFRAQGVVSVIIEMFGGIAFLIVILRKGTL, encoded by the coding sequence ATGAACGGAATAGAATACAATACCGGCCTTCATCAGGAACACAGATCAGCGAGAGCTTTTCGTTCTAAGAAAGAAGAAAAAAAATATTGGATTTTGCTGATCACATTGCTTGTTTTGGGTGTTTTTGCTTCCTATGGACTTTTGGTTTATAATAATCCGGTTCCAATTGATTCCCCTTCTTTTCTCCCGGTTGTCAGAAGAAGGATGTTCGCTCTTACGGCAATGATCATTTCTGCAGTTTGTCAGAGTTTATCCACAGTCACTTTCCAATCGATTACCAGTAACAGGATTATAACCCCTTCCCTTTTAGGCTTTGAAGCACTTTACTCAACCATTCATACCGGTACCATATTTTTCTTTGGTGCCAGTGCCTTTATAAATTTTAGTGGGATTGGATCCTTTGTATTTCAGGTTGTTGTTATGGTCCTTATGTGCCTGGTCCTTTATGGCTGGCTGCTTTCCGGAAAGTATGGAAATTTACAGCTTATGCTTTTGGTTGGCGTTATTATGGGAACCGGGCTGAAGTCATTATCATCTTTTATGAGAAGACTTCTTGCACCGTCAGAATTTGATATTTTACAGGCAAGATTGTTTGGCTCTGTCAACAATGCGGATCCGGAATATTTTCCTCTTGCAATTCCGGTAGTAATAATAGCGGCACTGCTTCTTCTTGCTTATTCTAAGAAGTTAAATGTTGTGTCACTTGGAAAGGATTGCTCTACTTCTTTGGGTGTCAAACATCAGGTTCATGTAATTTATGCTTTGATTTTAGTTTCTGTTTTGATGTCGGTTTCTACGGCTTTGGTTGGACCGCTTACTTTTTATGGATTTTTAGTTGCAACTTTGAGTTATCAAGCGGCTCCAACATATGATCACAGATATATTTTTCCAATGGCTCTTGCGATTGGATTTTTGATAATAACAGGTGCTTACTTTTTTATGTACCATATATTCAGGGCTCAAGGAGTCGTTTCAGTTATTATCGAGATGTTTGGCGGAATAGCATTTTTAATCGTGATTTTAAGGAAAGGTACCTTATGA
- the abc-f gene encoding ribosomal protection-like ABC-F family protein has product MNLLTIEHLTKSYTERLLFDDTSFSINEGEKIGLIGINGTGKSTLLRIVAGLEEPDQGTVVKGRNLDIRFLSQNPVFHEGDTILESIVRDNEGHEHVWDLESQAKAMLTRLGFTDFDSRVETLSGGQRKRVALVSVLLGNTDLLVLDEPTNHLDSSMAEWLEDYLRRFRGALLMVTHDRYFLDSVTNRIVELDKGKLYNYQENKVNGGGADRESTLGCYEGYLKLKAERMDMEAATERKRQSLLKVELEWMQRGARARSTKQKAHIQRYEALRDQKGIEIDQTVELDSVSSRLGRTTVELNDITKAFGEKVLMKDFSYIFLKNDRIGIIGPNGSGKSTLMKIIAGWLDPDAGTVTIGQTVKMGYFSQESEDMDGSVKVIDYIRNVAEYVKTKDGSISASQMLERFLFPSSVQYTTISKLSGGEKRRLYLLRILMDAPNVLLLDEPTNDLDIQTLTILEDYLDSFQGIVVTVSHDRYFLDRVVHRIFAFEGQGQVTQYEGGFTDYQAAFQEKYPEGLPDQDEESSKGSEAPEKKIKEKPKGERKLKFSFKEQREWETIEEDLAALEEKIEALDKQMGEAASDYSRLNALMEEKAEQERLLEEKMERWMYLNDLAEQIENQ; this is encoded by the coding sequence ATGAATTTACTGACCATTGAACATTTAACTAAATCATATACGGAACGTCTGCTTTTTGACGATACCAGTTTCAGCATCAATGAAGGAGAAAAGATCGGGCTGATCGGCATTAACGGAACAGGAAAATCCACATTGCTCAGGATCGTAGCAGGTCTTGAGGAGCCGGATCAGGGGACCGTGGTAAAGGGAAGGAATTTAGATATCCGTTTTCTGTCCCAAAATCCGGTGTTTCATGAAGGCGATACCATTTTAGAGAGCATTGTCCGGGACAATGAAGGGCATGAGCATGTCTGGGATCTGGAAAGCCAGGCAAAGGCCATGCTGACCAGGCTGGGATTTACGGACTTTGATTCCCGGGTGGAGACCCTGTCAGGGGGACAGAGAAAACGGGTGGCATTAGTCAGCGTCCTCCTTGGGAATACGGACTTACTGGTCCTTGACGAGCCTACCAACCATCTGGACAGCAGCATGGCGGAATGGCTTGAAGATTATCTGCGCCGCTTTAGAGGGGCGCTTTTAATGGTGACCCATGACCGGTACTTTTTAGACAGCGTTACCAACCGGATCGTGGAGCTTGATAAGGGAAAACTTTATAACTATCAGGAGAACAAGGTGAATGGCGGCGGAGCCGACAGAGAGAGCACCCTGGGGTGTTATGAAGGCTATTTAAAGCTGAAGGCAGAGCGTATGGACATGGAAGCGGCCACAGAGCGGAAACGACAGTCTCTTCTTAAGGTGGAGCTTGAATGGATGCAGCGGGGAGCCAGGGCCCGTTCTACCAAGCAGAAGGCTCATATCCAGCGCTATGAGGCCCTTCGTGACCAGAAGGGAATTGAGATCGATCAGACGGTGGAGCTGGATTCCGTTTCAAGCCGTCTGGGGCGTACCACGGTGGAGCTTAATGATATCACCAAAGCCTTTGGGGAAAAGGTGCTGATGAAGGACTTTTCCTATATTTTCCTGAAAAATGACCGCATTGGCATTATTGGCCCTAACGGAAGCGGTAAATCCACCCTGATGAAAATCATTGCTGGGTGGCTGGATCCTGACGCCGGAACGGTCACCATAGGGCAGACCGTAAAAATGGGATATTTTTCACAGGAAAGCGAAGACATGGATGGCAGCGTAAAGGTCATTGACTACATCCGGAACGTGGCGGAGTATGTAAAGACAAAGGATGGAAGCATCAGCGCCTCTCAGATGCTGGAACGTTTTCTGTTTCCTTCAAGCGTCCAGTACACCACTATCAGCAAGCTGTCCGGCGGGGAGAAAAGAAGGCTTTATCTGCTCCGGATCCTGATGGATGCGCCCAATGTGCTTTTGCTTGACGAGCCGACCAATGATCTGGATATTCAGACTTTGACTATTTTAGAGGATTATCTTGACAGTTTCCAGGGGATTGTGGTCACGGTTTCCCATGACCGCTATTTTTTAGACCGGGTGGTACACAGGATCTTTGCCTTTGAGGGCCAGGGTCAGGTGACTCAGTATGAGGGTGGCTTTACCGATTATCAGGCGGCTTTTCAGGAGAAATATCCGGAGGGCCTTCCAGACCAGGATGAGGAATCTTCAAAAGGTTCGGAGGCTCCTGAGAAAAAGATCAAAGAAAAGCCAAAGGGAGAGCGAAAGCTTAAATTCTCCTTTAAGGAACAGAGAGAATGGGAAACCATTGAAGAAGATCTGGCTGCTCTGGAAGAGAAGATCGAGGCCCTGGACAAGCAGATGGGGGAAGCTGCCAGCGATTACAGCAGGCTGAATGCGCTGATGGAGGAAAAGGCTGAGCAGGAAAGGCTGCTGGAGGAGAAGATGGAGCGGTGGATGTATTTAAACGACCTGGCAGAACAGATTGAGAATCAATAA
- a CDS encoding alpha-amylase family glycosyl hydrolase: protein MEQYRIAKHEMGTYPMGLSKVSGGIRLCVAAEGEECRVLIFKAGEETPVQTLSFPAELRKGDVWSMTVLGEDFDNLEYCYEIDGKLFSDPYGKRFTGREVWGDFERASTLLRTPIEFVDFDWEEDKLPQIPYEDSIIYRLHNRGFTKHTSSKVKHKGTFDGIREKIPYLKELGITAVELMPVNEFSEVIMEEHVYGSPFGVDKPVGKLNYWGYTSGCYFAPKASYAFKKNPAVEFKSLVKALHKEGLELIVELFFTGKEPPSLVLDAVRFWADEFHVDGIHLVGTLPLDLPRRDPYLSRIKLFAISWDMAFEGKIKHLGEYNDGFLVDMRRVLKGDEEQMNNLAFRTRRNPAGYGVINYMANTNGFSMMDMVSYDTRHNEKNGEKNHDGSPYNYSWNCGVEGPTKRKKVMELRKKQLRNAFLLLFLSQGTPLIMAGDEFGNSQSGNNNAYCQDNEVSWLNWNLVRTNRDLLEFVKAVIAFRKAHPVFHMPKEPRIMDYLACGLPDVSYHGVKAWCPEFDNFRRQLGIFYCGEYGRKPDGTADDNFYVAYNMHWELHEFDLPNLPKKEQWHVVFRTDKGEVNGMYPEGKEPAAEGKRFLVPPRSIVVLMGKK from the coding sequence ATGGAACAGTACAGGATTGCAAAGCATGAGATGGGAACCTATCCTATGGGGCTATCAAAGGTATCCGGCGGAATCCGCCTGTGTGTGGCTGCAGAAGGAGAGGAATGCAGGGTCCTTATTTTTAAGGCAGGAGAGGAAACGCCGGTCCAGACCCTTTCCTTTCCGGCAGAGTTAAGAAAAGGCGATGTATGGAGCATGACTGTTCTGGGAGAGGATTTTGACAATCTGGAATACTGCTATGAAATCGATGGAAAACTGTTTTCTGATCCTTATGGAAAGCGTTTTACCGGACGGGAGGTATGGGGGGATTTTGAACGTGCGTCAACCCTTTTAAGAACTCCCATTGAGTTTGTTGATTTTGACTGGGAAGAAGACAAGCTTCCTCAGATCCCATATGAGGACAGTATCATATACAGGCTCCATAACCGGGGGTTTACAAAGCATACCTCTTCCAAAGTAAAGCATAAAGGAACCTTTGATGGCATACGGGAGAAGATTCCTTACTTAAAAGAGCTGGGTATTACGGCGGTGGAGCTGATGCCGGTAAATGAGTTTTCCGAGGTCATCATGGAGGAGCATGTGTATGGAAGTCCTTTTGGTGTGGATAAACCTGTTGGGAAATTGAATTATTGGGGATATACCTCAGGCTGTTATTTTGCTCCTAAGGCTTCTTACGCCTTCAAAAAGAATCCGGCTGTGGAGTTCAAAAGCCTTGTAAAGGCTCTTCACAAGGAGGGGCTGGAATTGATTGTGGAGCTTTTCTTTACCGGAAAGGAACCGCCTTCTTTGGTTCTTGATGCGGTCCGGTTCTGGGCGGATGAATTTCATGTGGACGGGATTCACCTGGTGGGGACCCTTCCCTTAGACCTCCCCCGCAGGGATCCTTATTTAAGCCGCATCAAGCTATTTGCCATATCCTGGGATATGGCCTTTGAAGGTAAGATTAAGCACTTAGGTGAGTATAATGACGGTTTTCTGGTGGATATGCGCCGGGTGCTAAAAGGGGACGAGGAACAGATGAATAACCTTGCCTTCCGTACCAGGAGAAATCCGGCGGGGTACGGCGTCATCAATTATATGGCCAATACCAACGGGTTTTCCATGATGGATATGGTGTCCTATGATACCAGACATAATGAGAAAAACGGAGAGAAGAACCATGATGGCAGTCCCTATAATTATTCCTGGAACTGCGGAGTCGAGGGTCCCACAAAGCGGAAAAAGGTGATGGAGCTTCGGAAAAAACAGCTGCGCAACGCATTCCTGCTTTTGTTTCTCAGCCAGGGAACGCCCCTTATTATGGCTGGAGATGAGTTCGGCAATTCCCAGTCAGGCAATAATAATGCATATTGCCAGGATAATGAGGTGTCGTGGTTAAACTGGAATCTGGTCAGGACCAACCGGGATCTCCTGGAGTTTGTAAAGGCGGTGATCGCCTTTCGAAAAGCGCATCCGGTGTTCCATATGCCAAAGGAGCCAAGGATCATGGATTATCTGGCATGCGGACTTCCGGATGTTTCTTATCATGGAGTAAAGGCATGGTGCCCGGAATTTGATAATTTCCGGCGCCAGCTTGGAATCTTTTACTGCGGGGAATATGGAAGAAAACCGGATGGAACTGCTGATGATAACTTTTATGTGGCTTATAACATGCACTGGGAGCTTCATGAATTTGATCTTCCCAATCTGCCTAAGAAGGAACAATGGCATGTGGTCTTTCGTACGGATAAAGGAGAAGTAAACGGCATGTACCCGGAAGGAAAGGAGCCTGCAGCAGAAGGTAAACGGTTTCTGGTTCCGCCAAGGTCCATTGTGGTGCTTATGGGAAAGAAATGA
- a CDS encoding ROK family protein, with protein sequence MTALIEIYNNKITSEDNAVYGNEVCDKYLKGNKIAKEAMDEWINNISVQLLTITVFYNPEIICIGGGISEEAWFIEAVKEKYKSICKSYFEGEEFITTKIDKCNYNNDSNILGAIINVNEMLT encoded by the coding sequence ATGACAGCCTTAATTGAAATTTATAATAATAAGATAACTTCGGAAGATAATGCTGTCTATGGAAACGAAGTATGTGATAAATATTTAAAGGGGAATAAAATAGCTAAAGAAGCGATGGATGAGTGGATAAATAATATATCCGTTCAGTTGCTGACAATCACTGTATTTTATAATCCGGAAATCATATGCATCGGCGGAGGAATATCAGAAGAAGCCTGGTTTATTGAAGCTGTCAAAGAAAAGTATAAAAGCATATGTAAAAGCTATTTTGAAGGCGAAGAATTTATAACGACTAAAATTGATAAATGCAATTATAACAATGATTCCAATATATTGGGTGCAATTATTAATGTAAATGAAATGCTTACATAA
- a CDS encoding siderophore ABC transporter substrate-binding protein encodes MKKNNVLKTTVIMAAAVLMMTACSSPGTTTNETIETAETTAAAKSEEALTVEIKDIHGLVTVPVNPQKVISLDNRTYETLSDWGIELVAAPKGVMPAGSPYVADESVLDIGNHREPNLEIIAAADPDLVIVGQRFASYYEEIKKLVPNAAVIDLNFDVSEEAETPGENLVNGLKDSTIALGKIFDKNKEAEQLTADFDQAIEAVKSAYNGTDTIMSVVVSGGNIGFSAPHSGRVWGPMYEVFGWVPALDIDNTTSDHQGDDISVEAIAQSNPDWIFVLDRDAAVSSTTDAVPAQDVIDQSPALQNVTAVTEGHIVYAPADTYTNESIQTYLELFGDLAKVLAE; translated from the coding sequence ATGAAAAAAAACAATGTATTAAAAACAACAGTCATTATGGCAGCAGCCGTTTTAATGATGACAGCCTGCTCAAGTCCAGGCACAACAACTAATGAAACCATTGAGACCGCTGAAACCACTGCAGCTGCTAAGAGTGAAGAAGCTTTAACGGTTGAAATCAAAGATATTCATGGTCTGGTTACAGTCCCTGTAAATCCTCAAAAGGTAATTTCTCTGGATAATAGAACTTATGAGACGCTATCAGACTGGGGAATTGAATTAGTCGCTGCTCCAAAGGGTGTAATGCCCGCGGGCTCCCCATATGTAGCCGATGAGTCTGTTCTGGATATCGGAAATCACCGCGAACCGAATCTTGAGATTATAGCGGCGGCTGACCCTGACCTCGTAATTGTCGGTCAAAGATTTGCGTCCTATTATGAAGAAATAAAAAAATTAGTACCAAATGCAGCTGTTATTGATTTAAATTTTGATGTTTCCGAGGAAGCGGAAACACCTGGAGAAAACTTAGTAAACGGACTTAAGGATTCTACCATTGCACTTGGAAAAATTTTTGATAAAAATAAAGAAGCGGAACAATTGACAGCTGACTTTGATCAGGCGATCGAAGCTGTCAAATCTGCATATAACGGAACGGATACCATTATGAGTGTTGTGGTTTCCGGTGGAAATATTGGTTTTTCAGCTCCTCATTCCGGCCGTGTTTGGGGGCCCATGTATGAGGTGTTCGGATGGGTTCCGGCATTAGATATTGACAATACGACTTCCGATCATCAAGGGGATGATATTTCTGTTGAAGCGATTGCACAGAGTAATCCGGATTGGATTTTCGTATTAGACCGTGATGCCGCAGTATCTTCTACAACTGATGCAGTTCCTGCTCAGGACGTTATCGATCAATCACCTGCTCTTCAAAACGTAACTGCTGTTACTGAAGGACATATCGTTTATGCACCAGCTGATACTTACACAAATGAATCCATACAAACCTATCTGGAGTTATTTGGAGACCTTGCAAAGGTTTTGGCTGAATAG